The DNA region aaaacaaaaaaatcatgtttgatAAGAGTAGTTTTCAAAACTATTTTCAGTAGTAACatctcttttttagtttttaatataaaaaaacagaacATCTTTAAgttgttttggttttgctatTATTTACATTCTTCTTCATGTTACATCTTCTCCCCCTACTATTACtctataaaaattactttttgaaATTACTTTATAAAACAGACTAAAACCTAAACACACCCTTTATAAAAAGAATTTCTGATAGCAATCACTGTTCAAGTGGTTATTAATTTCAAATGAGTAAACCATTTCCAAGGTGGTTATTAAACCGTTTCAAATGACTAAACCATTTCCAAGTGGTTATTAATTTCAATCATCCTAAGTAATCTCTAAACTAAAAAGCCTCCTTCCCTTGCATGTCCTCACCAAAAAAACACGCAGAAGGAGCTTAGCCTTGCTATCTACAGTGTTTCTACGCCCTTCCCTCCAAAAGTGTGATGATAAAATATTAGGAACTAGGAAGGATAAATATCTTGATGATTTATTTCTCAGAACATATTAAAATGTCAGGACACTATCTTGCAAATTCAAGGTGGCCTAATATAGACCACCCATTCGATTCGACCCTTCCCTGGATTCCATGCATTGCAGGAGCTTCATAGCACCATGCTACCCTTTTTCATTTGAGATAAAATGTTTACTTGtcttttttgtcttctttttttgcaGGGTAGTACTGTTATCTTGTCTGGTCCTTCAGGTCCACCAGTAACAACTGTTCCTAATCAGAATTCTGAACTGGTAAATTCTCAGTTTTAGATTGCCTTAATCTCTTCAACTCTGTAACTTATTATAGTGTCATGCAGTGATAAGAACAGaaatcattattaaaaattgtaattgtATGTGAAACACTAATTTGATGTGTTCATTGCAATTACCATTAGTTGTCtttctatttttcatataaagtATTACTGTTTGCATTTCTGTTTCTTCATGGATAATTATTCTTAGTACCAGATGGCTGAAACCGAATTTCCAAGACCTGAACCACCAAAAAGCTTTGGTGTTGCTCTTGGTTTGGGGTTCATTAGATTATTGGTTGCATAGAAATGCTAGGAATTACTCTGGCTGGCAGTCTGCTCTTCTATTGAGTTCATTTGGGATCAGTAGTGTTATACTTTTTTTAGCTTTCTTTGTGGTTTTCTGATGGTTTTGTCTTCATTACATCTTAATGTGATTGACTTGCTCTGTTGCATGGTTCTTGATTGTTTTTCtgctttttatcattttatcctTTCTTTTGTTGTCTTTTTTCCACTTGattatttctttcctcttcttttgtatctttctaaataaatcatttttctttcatctaaacaaaaaaatagaaaaaaaaacagatggcagtaatttttataaaaaatactagaTGTAGAATTACTTAATGGTTCTAACTCCTAATAGGCCTGATATAATGGTTTTTACTCTTAATATTCCTGCTATAATTTGTTGGTAGGTTCTAACTCCTAATGTTCCTGATATAATGGTTACACCCCCTGAGGATGACCATTTAAGGCATGTAATTGATACAATGGCTTTGTATGTCCTGGATGGAGGATGTGCTTTTGAACAAGCTATTATGGAGAGGGGTCGTGGCAATCCTCTTTTCAATTTCTTGTTTGTTCTTGGCTCAAAGGAACATACCTACTACGTTTGGAGACTCTACTCATTTGCCCAGGTACAACAATTTCCTTTTTGTGAAGATGCATTTTACTCTTTGGGAATGTGTTgattaaactaaatatattatatttttgctgataaaaaaataaaaactaaatgctTAAGTACTCTGGCAATATATTGGCATTAAACAATccataaaaggaaaaattttcTTTGACATAATGTTGTGATATAGATGTTTTTGAATTGGTGATTGACAATGTGTTATTTGCCTGTAATGCAGGGTGATACTCTTCAAAGATGGAGGACTGAACCTTTTATCATGATAACGGGTAGTGGAAGGTACTCTAATTATTCTTTTCCTATTTAGTGAGTATGTTGTTGATTATTgctaaaaaatagaaagtaaaCTATAGATTAAAGAGTATTGGTGGATTGTTTTGTTTGTTGCCGTCTCTGAACTGGTGGTTCACTAGTAATAAATATAATCTAGGCAAATATATTATTCTTTCTCCAGATGGATTCCTCCCCCATTACCAATGTCAAAAAGTCCAGAACATGAAAAGGAGCCTGGTCCCACACATGCTGGAGGAAGAAGCAGGGTACGTTTTATTGTTGTATTTTCAATTAGGATGAATGCAATCTCTCAATGTCATGATATACTCACTTTTATGACTTGTTTTGATTGAATATTGCAGCGAGTAGAGCCTGAAAGAACACTGACTGATGCACAGAGGGATGAATTTGAGGATATGCTGCGTGCTTTAACATTAGAGAGGAGCCAGATAAAAGAGGCTATGGGATTTTCTTTAGATAATGCCGATGCTGCTGGCGAGGTAGTACTGTTACTCTGCTAATTGgctattgaaaatttgaaatgccCTCAGTGTAGCTTAAATTGCTGGTTTACAGTCAATAAAATATTCTTCACCTTATTCATTTTAGCCGATTTCTTATTTCGTCCATTACTGACATCATCTATTATTCCATCCTAGTTAACCTAACTTTTTGGTTTGATAGACTTTAGCTAAAATCTGAGCACTAGGCCTAGACAATCTTATGGTGATGCCTGGGCTTGACCTGATCTATCTCATTGCTAAATAATCAATCTATTTACACAATTTGTTCCATAACAAAAGATGCTAAACTTATCTTGAATTGatctttgctttcatttttaaataatcaacCACTATTACTAAAATTAATCACTAGTATAATCGTATAACTAAGCTGATATGAAACTGAAAGACCCAAAGTCCCAAACAGGAAAAAGATGAAGAGTTATCTGTTATTATTGTTCTAATGCTAtcatttaatattcaaatatctttcattttgtATGTTTGGGAGGATGCTTCCTTAATCATATCTAAATCTTAACTGCAGGTAGTTGAAGTTTTGACTGAATCCTTGACACTTAAAGAAACCCCTATTCCAACTAAAATTGCAAGGCTTATGCTTGTCTCTGATATTCTTCATAATAGTAGTGCTCCAGTAAGAAATGCATCAGCATATCGCACCAAGTTTGAAGCAACATTGCCAGACATAATGGAAAGTTTTAATGACTTGTATCGTAGCATAATGGGACGGATTACTGCTGAGGCCCTAAAGGTAGGCTGAACAATCATAGATTTCCTTGatataatttcttataattcTTATTCTGTTTGGTGATCTGTCTGAAAATATTCCAGGAACGAGTGCTGAAAGTTTTACAAGTTTGGGCCGACTGGTTTCTCTTTTCAGATGCTTATGTGAATGGATTAAGAGCCACTTTCCTTCGACCTGGGAACTCTGGTGTAATTCCATTCCATTCCATATGTGGTGATGCGCCAGAGATTGAGCAGAAGACCGCTTCCGAAGATATGGTTGTTGGTGGCAAGACCAACCAAGATGCTGCATTGGCAATGGGTCGAGGGGCTGCAATGAAGGAGCTAATGAGTCTTCCTCTTGCTGAGCTGGAAAGACGGTGTCGACACAATGGATTGTCACTTGTTGGTGGAAGAGAAATGATGGTTGCACGGTTGCTAAGTCTTGAAGAGGCAGAAAAGCAGAAAGGTTTTGAACTAGATGATGAATTGAAATATGCCCACAATCAAGTGAGTTCTGGGAAATATTCAAGTAATCAACGAGAAACAAGTGCAGAGCTGGACCCAGTAGGACTGTCTGCATGGAACCACTATGGGGATGAAGATATACAGTCACAGGGCAGAAGTTCTGTACCTTTAGCCCCAACCCTTCCTATTCCACAGCCTAAACTTAAAGCTTTCACAAAAAAGGAGAAGAATGATCCAGTTCTGCCAGCCTCTAAATGGGCTCGGGAGGATGATGAGAGTGATGATGAACAAAGAAGTGGAAAAAATCTCGGCTTAAGCTACTCATCTTCTGGTAGTGAGAACCTGGATGATGGTCTTGTTAAAGCTGATGAATCAGAGTCTGCAGCTGATAGAAGTTTTTCAGCTCATGCTGACAGTGGAATGAATGAAGAGCAGAGGTTGTATTATATTTTGTGTTAATTGCTGTCTCTTTCATTCCTTCAGCTGTGGATAGTATTGCTAGTAGTATGCCTCTGGAACTGATTGTCTTTAGAATTCTGCCTGCATATACTGACTTTtgattgttctttctttgtgttTCATCCTATATTTGGTTGTGGTTTTAACTTTCTTTCCACAAAAGCTGTTCAAATCCATTATCTTTTTTGGGGGGTTGGGAGGGTACAGCCAATAAAAGGTTTATATTATATCTATTGTCTGCTTATGGAGCTTACCATGGACTGGTCTACAGGCAAAAGCTGAGACGCTTGGAGGTTGCTTTAATTGAATACGGTGAGTCTCTTGAAGAGAGGGGAATTAAAAATTTGGAGGAAATTGAGAAGAAAGTTCAGTTGCATAGGAAACGGCTGCAAGTGGAGTATGGGTTATCAGATTCTGGTGAAGATGGTCAAGGCAATAGTAAGTTCTTTctatttgtctttttcttttgaaagtCATACAGAAGCAATTGATTTTGCATTTACTGACATGTTAATGACATTGTGAAATTTCAAATGCCTTTGTAATACATCAGTTTAGATGTGAtattgcattttaattattcaagaATTGTCTAGAAAATTTCACCTGCTTAAGTACGTAACTACCTATCACATTCTGAAATCATGCTAGAAACTAAACCAAAATAATCATTTGAAGTTTGGATGTTATTGCCAGTGTCAGTAACTTAACTCTAGTTGCATGTGACTTATTGCCTATTTGAGATGGTGTTTTTTAATAGCTTTATCAGTGATTTGtgtttgaaatattatttgatgataattattcattttttgacatctattatatttcattttcttgactgtttcaatttcaacatgttaaaaaaagtatacaaTGATGGAGTTTATTTGCATTTTAAACGAGGATGCCCAACCTGGTctaattttattagatttaatgGCTTTGGTACTCCCTGGAAACATAGTAGTTCCCAATTCCTGACCCACTCCCTCTATTAAAGAAAGAGAACACCGACTTGTTATAAATTACAGTCAGCAGATGTCTGGAAATGTGATTGGTAGGAGTAAAATCCACATTATCTAGGCATAACCGTTGTGATATGCATGCTTTCATACTTATATCCATCTTTATTAATTTCTTCCTCCTACCCTTTCCACATGTGCTACTAATTTCTCATAAAAATGTCATTAAAATGTGAAATTATATCACTGTAAGTGTTGATGTGAAAATTTTAGAATGTGActaattttggtttttattattttgtaattgcAGGAAGAACTTCAGAGAGGAGGGATAGGCATGATGTTTCAAGGAAACGGCACCGAAGCCGTAGTCCAAGTAGTAGTCCACAGCCAAAATTATCTGGCAAAGACAGAGATAGAGAACACGATTTAGAAAGGGATCGAGACAGACAAAGAGATAGAAGTCATGATTTCGATAGTGAAAGAGGAAGGGACCGGCACAGGGAGAAGAGTGGAAgcagagagagagatgatcatgATAAGGACAGAAGCAGGGATAGGGACAGGAGAAGACGAGCCAAATAAGAACATTTCAGATGTTTCAGCTCAGATTTGATACCTTGATGATTTCCAAATTTGCTTCTAAGAGTCTAGAGGACAGTTGACTTTTCGTCATCACGGGGATATTGGCAATGTGATACCTGTTGGGAGATAGGAATGAAACATCTGCCAGGAAAGTGTCACTGTAGACAATCCTTGGAAGTGCTGAGTAGTAACTGGCTCTTGATACCCCCACAATTTCAACTTAATGtaatattaagattttaaatcGTTAATTTTGCCTGTGAATTAGTGCATGCTGCTGCACACTGCATATTTGATCAAGAGGGTTCTGTCAATACCAATTATTGAGATAGTTTACAGGGAGATTCGGCTGACTATATGTGTTTGTTTGTGCGTGCTGGGTAaggtgtattttaaaatatttagggATGTGATCGTTTATTGCGTAATGATGCATAATAGTAGTATTGTGGACGAATTTTGAATTCCTAACGCTAGTTATTTTGATAAGATCAACATTTTCGTTTACCTATTGGACGTATTTCAATACAGTATAGATATTCTTTTTCTTGCTGATATAgatattttttgtccttgtttaGCTACAAAACTGAGTGGCCAATGCGGTTGGATATATTGAAATTACCTCATACTAGTAGTTTATTGTTCAGTTTATGAAGTTCTTTATTTTATGGATAAGAATTTTGAGTTTCTTCCATCTTTTATTTCCAATGCTGTCTTGGCTGATGTATCATCTACTGTGTTTTCTCGTGATTTTTAGTTATTTGTATAGGCTAAAAGGTTTTCCCCTTTTattcaccaaaataaaaaagtaacgtGGCAATAGTGAGATCAAGTGAAAAGCCTAAAATGAATGCATGCCTATGTTAGCATGTTGTgtcaaaaatatgattatatgtaATTTATGTATAGCTAATCATTAGGGATTATGTTCATTATTTAGTTTCCTTATATTGTAATCTTGCTCATTATAACTAATGTGTGGTATATGACAcattttttgtatattattatatgGTATCAGAAGGGTTCaatccctcttttttttttttttttcctttttcacccAATTTTTGTTTGTGGTGAACAATCCACATGACCTACTGTtgtcaaataataattatgttatcATTTCATTGGTGACCTCCATGCGGGGGTCATCGCATTGGCTTATGTCGCACACACGTGTCCTTTCTTAGCATGTGAACTTCTCGTGCACACACAAAAATGACACGCAAACTACTTTTTGGTCAAATCCCATTGTTGACAAAGCTCTTCTCTAACTATTCTCCTTCTAGTGACTCCCACTAGATAGTTTTCGCAACCACCTGCACTTAGGTGACCCATCTAGCTACTAGTTTGTCACATCTAGTAGCCAAATAACTTTGTCATGTCCTTTTCTGTCGACGTCCAATTGTCgac from Glycine soja cultivar W05 unplaced genomic scaffold, ASM419377v2 tig00012864_2_pilon, whole genome shotgun sequence includes:
- the LOC114404251 gene encoding protein RRC1-like produces the protein MSSFSITRKKTPFQKHREEEEAKKKRAEDETARLYAEFVESFQGDTTPGSKTFVRGGTINPNDKFKDDSEGEKSKDGVSGPKKGSRYVPSFIPPPMATKGKESERKKEEEKPKEKEKGKSRNIDHFMEELKHEQEMRERRNQEREHWRDGRHTEHSISSRFDELPDDFDPSGKLPGSFDDGDPQTTNLYVGNLSPKVDENFLLRTFGRFGPIASVKIMWPRTEEERRRQRNCGFVAFMNRADGQAAKDEMQGVVVYEYELKIGWGKSVALPSQALPAPPPGHMAIRSKEGSTVILSGPSGPPVTTVPNQNSELVLTPNVPDIMVTPPEDDHLRHVIDTMALYVLDGGCAFEQAIMERGRGNPLFNFLFVLGSKEHTYYVWRLYSFAQGDTLQRWRTEPFIMITGSGRWIPPPLPMSKSPEHEKEPGPTHAGGRSRRVEPERTLTDAQRDEFEDMLRALTLERSQIKEAMGFSLDNADAAGEVVEVLTESLTLKETPIPTKIARLMLVSDILHNSSAPVRNASAYRTKFEATLPDIMESFNDLYRSIMGRITAEALKERVLKVLQVWADWFLFSDAYVNGLRATFLRPGNSGVIPFHSICGDAPEIEQKTASEDMVVGGKTNQDAALAMGRGAAMKELMSLPLAELERRCRHNGLSLVGGREMMVARLLSLEEAEKQKGFELDDELKYAHNQVSSGKYSSNQRETSAELDPVGLSAWNHYGDEDIQSQGRSSVPLAPTLPIPQPKLKAFTKKEKNDPVLPASKWAREDDESDDEQRSGKNLGLSYSSSGSENLDDGLVKADESESAADRSFSAHADSGMNEEQRQKLRRLEVALIEYGESLEERGIKNLEEIEKKVQLHRKRLQVEYGLSDSGEDGQGNRRTSERRDRHDVSRKRHRSRSPSSSPQPKLSGKDRDREHDLERDRDRQRDRSHDFDSERGRDRHREKSGSRERDDHDKDRSRDRDRRRRAK